The genomic region CCGCGGCTACCTGGGGGCGGCCCCGCCGCCGGGGCACGGCCGGCACCGCTACATCGTCACGGCCTACGCGCTGGATGTCGAGGAGCTGCCTGGCGGGACAGGTGCGAAGCCTGCGGAGCTGGGTGCCGAACTCGCCCGGCATCTGCTGGGCACGGCCACGCTGACCGGCGTCTACCAGCGCTAGGGGCTGACCAGCGAGGCGGCCAGGGCTGCGTCCGCTTCCTTCAGGACCTTGGCTGCGACTTCGAGGCCCTCGATGCGGCCGAGCTCGGTGTCTTCGTGTTCGATGTTGACGAGCATGTCGGGGTCGACTTCGTGGAGGGCGCGCAGGAACTCGGTCCAGTAGGCGGTGTCGTGGCCTTTGCCGAGGGCGACGAAGTCCCAGGCGGCGGGCTTGGGCCATTCGTTGGCCCACTCGTCGCCGCCGAGGTTGGTGCGGTTCTCCTCGGGGGACAGGCGGCGGAAGCGGTTGTCCAGGACGCCGTAGATGGCGGCTGTTTCCTTGTTGACGCGCACGTCCTTGGCCGCAGCGTGGAAGACCAGCGGGCCGAGTTCGCGGACCACGGCCACCGGGTCCATCTGCTGCCAGAACAGGTGGGAGGCGTCGAGTTCGACGCCCACGTGGGTGGCGCCGGTCAGTTCGACGAGCTTGTACACGTCGGCCGGGTTGAAGACGAGGTTCTGCGGGTGCAGTTCCAGGGCGACCTTGACGTCGAGGTCGGCGGCAAGCCGGTCGGTTTCCTTCCAGAACTCGGCGGCGACGCCCCACTGGTAGTCCAGGACGTCCAGCGCCGCGGAGTTCCAGGCGTTGACGATCCAGTTCGGCACGGTGGCGCCGGGTTCCCCGCCGGGCAGGCCGGACATGGTGACCACGCGGTTTTGCCCGAGGCGGTGGGCCAGGCGGATGGAGCGGCGGATGTCCTCGGCGTGCTTGTCCCCGATCGCGCGGTTGGGATGCAGCGGGTTGCCGTTGCAGTTCAGCCCGGCGATGGAGACACCGGTGCCCTCGAAGATCGCCAGGTAGTCATCGCGGCCGGCGTCGCTTTCGAGGATGTCATCGAAGGTGGGGATGTGCACGGCGGGCAGGAACCCGCCGGAGTTGATTTCGATGCCCGTGAGGCCCAGGTCGGCGACGACCTTCAGGGCCTCGGGCAGCGGGCGGTCGTGCAGGATTGCGTTGTAGACGCCGAGCTTCATAGCGTGATCTTCTTTCCGTTGTTCAGGGCGGATTCAGTGACGGCGGCGAGCAGTTCCATGTTCCGGACGCCGTCGTCGAAGGTGGCGCAGCGCGGCAGGGACTCCTCTTCGCTGAGGCCGGCGACTTCTTCGAGGAACGCGCGTGACTGGTAGGCGAACGCGTCGTTCTGGCCGAAACCGACCTCGGGGGCGTCCATGGCCAGGCCGCCGGCAATGTAGGGGTGGCCCGGGCCGAGGCTGACCTGGCGGTAGCCGCTCTCGTGGCCGGAGCCGTCGTTGAGGAACAGCTGGACCTCGCCGGGGCGGCGCTGGTCGAACTTGGCGGAGCCGTTCTCGCAGAAGACCTCGAAGTTGAGGCTATTGGCGTGCCCGGCTGCAACGCGGGACACTTCGAGGCTGCCGGCGCCGTTTTCGAACTCGGCGGAGAAGGCTGCGTAGTCGTCGTTCTCCACGGCTTCGAAGGTGTCGCTGACGGCGGCGTGGTCGTGTCCGATGACGGCCGCTAGCGGCAGGGGCCGCTTGTCGATGGCCGTGCTGAGGCGGCCGCCGCTGATGGACTTGATGTCGCCGCAAAGGAATTCGGAGACATAGGCCAGGTGGCTTCCGACGTCGGCCAGCGCACCGGAGCCGGGACCGCCCTTGTAGCGCCAGCTCATGGGGGCCTCCGGGCTGAAGCCGTAGTCCGTCCAGTAGCGGCCGCTGAAGTGCAGCACCTTGCCCAGGGTCCCGTTCCGGATGAGCTCGCGGATGTAGGCGATGCCCGGGGCGCGGCGGAAGGTGAACCCGATGCGGGCGATTGAGGAGGCGTTGCGGGCGGCGTCGGCCATGGCCCGCGCGTCTTCCAGGGTGTCGCTCAGCGGCTTCTCGCACAGCACGTGCTTGCCGGCGGCGAGGAGGCCCTCCACCACCTCCCGGTGCAGGGAGTTGGCGATGACAACACTGACGACGTCGATGTCATCGGCTTCGGCGATGGCCTGCCATGAGGTGTCGTTGCGCTCGTAACCGAAGCGCCGTGCGGCGAGGGAACCGAACTCCGGGTTCACGTCTCCAATGGAGACCAGCCGGATCGGCGGCAGGACGGGGTTGTAGAGGGCGGATGCGGTGCGGAAGGCGGCGGCGTGAGCCTTGCCGGCCATGCCCGCCCCGATGACGGCGACGCCGAGATCTTTGGGCATTGGTTTTCTCCTTTGAAACGGGCTTTGCGGGACTCAGCCGCTGTGACGTGTGACGCAAAATGGAGCGCTCCACAAACACGATAGGGGTGGAACTTTGTCCTGTCAATATCCCTAACGGTCGGCTGATGGGTGACAATTGCAGAGTGACCCAGGAGACCGGCAAACGCCCGAACATTTATGACGTTGCCTCCGCGGCCGGGGTATCAAAGTCCCTGGTCTCGTTGGTCCTGCGCGGTGCGCCCGGCGTCTCAGCTGCGCGCCGGGCCGCCGTCGAGGAAGCCATCGAACGGCTGAACTACCGCCCCAGCCGGGCGGCAGCGACCCTCGCCGGAAACCGGTCCCGGACCATAGGCGTCGTACTGGACGACTACCGGAACCTTTGGTTCGTCAGCCTGCTGGGCGGGCTGCACGATGAACTCGCCCCTCTCGGCTTCCGGGTGGCCGTCGCCGACCCGTCCTTCAACGCCCACCTGGACCGGACGCCGGTGGACGGCCTCATGTCTTTGCGGGTGGACGGCATCGTGATCGCGACCGAGCCCACGGAGGAGATGTTCGCCGCCGTCGACGTTCCTGCGGTGGTGGCGGGCAACCGCGACGTCGTTGTCCCGGGGGCGGACATTGTCGCCAATGACGACGAGGCAGGCGGCCGCCTGGCCACTGAGCATTTGATCGGGCTGGGGCACAGGGACATCGGGCACGTGACCGGTGGGGGCGGCGCCGCCCGTCTGCGGGCGCAGGGGTTTGAGGCCGCGATGCGCGACCATGGCCTGCAGCCGCACACCGTGCAGGGCCACGGGCTGACGATGGAGCCGGACGGCTACGAGGGCGCCCTGAAGCTGCTTGACCAAAACCCCGCGCTCACGGCGATTTTTGCGGCTAATGACGTGATGGCGATGGGCGTGGCGGCCGCGGCACGGGACCGGGGGCGCCGGATACCGGAGGATCTTTCCCTGATCGGCTACGACAATTCGCCGCTCGCGTCGGCGAACCTGCTGCGCCTGACCACCGTCGACGGCCGCAACGGCGAGGTGGGTGCAGGGGCTGCGAGGGCCCTGCTGGACCGCATGAAGGATCCGGACCTGCCCGTCCAGACGAAGCTCGTGGACCCGGAACTGGTGGTCAGGGGCTCCACGGCGCCCCCCGCCTGACATGCTCAGGCGAGGGGCCGTCGTTCTTCAAATCAGAGTGCGCCCTGCGCGCTGGTGCCCGCGGGGATCGCGGCCAGCCGGGTCACCTCCACCGGTTCCTCAAGGAGTCCCTCAAGCGAGGCGTTCAGGCGCTTGACGGCGTCGCCGTCGCCGTGGGCATCGAGGAGCTCGGCGCTTTCCCACTTTTCGATCATGACGATCTGGCCGTTCGGGGCTTCGTGGATGGCGTACAGAAGGCAGCCCGGCTCCTCGTGAACCTCCGCGATGGCGGGGTTGAGGGCTGCCACGACGTCGTCGAAGGCACCCTCCTTGGGCGTGAACATGGCGGTGACAACTACAGTCATGGTTTCCTTTTCCTTACCTGGTTGCGGACTTGCTGGTGACGGAGCGAATCAGAGGCGCGCAACTGCTGCGCGGCACGAAATCCGCCTTGACTTCTATGGTCCTGGCGCCGGCGGGGAGCCTGCCCTGCATGCGTCCGAGGACGAGTTCAAGCGAGTGCACCGCGAGCATGCCGATGGGCTGCCGGATCACGCTGAGCGGGGGATTCGTCAGTTCGGTCCACGGATTGTCGTCAAAGACGATAACCGAGAGGTCCTCGGGTATGCGCACGCCCATCTGCACGAGGCGGCGGACGGAGCTTTGCACCTGGGCCGTGTTGGCGACGATGAGTCCGGTGGGTGGATCCGCGAGTGCCAGAAGGGACCCGACGGCGTCGCCCCCGCCGTCCCCGCGGAAAGGCACATCCCTGACCAGCATGGGATCGACCGGGATGGAGACGCTTTCGTGGGCGGCCCGGTAGCCGCCGATCCGTGAACGCCCGGTGGAGGTGCTTGCCGGGCCCGTTATCAGGGCGATCCGCTCGTGGCCGAGGGCGAGGAGGTGGTCGGTTGCGCGCCGGGCCGAGTCGGAGTTTTCGATGCTGACGACGTCGACGTCGCCAAGCTCCGCAATGGCGCGGTCAACGAAAACAACGTTGACCCCGAGGTCCCGCAGGCGGTCCCATTTCTCGACGTTTCCGCCCGTTGGGGTGGCAATAACGCCACCCACCGAGCGGTCAAGAAGCGTGTCCAGGGATTCGGCCTCAAGGTGCGGGTCCTCCTGGGTGGTCATGACCACCACCTGCACGCCGTGGCTGCGGGCCTCCCACACCACGCGGTCCGCCAGCTGGGCGAAAAACGGGTTGGCAAGGTCCGTGACCACCAGGCCGACGGTGAGGGCGTGGCCGGCGCTGAGCTCACGCGCCGCAGCACGGGGGCGGTAACCGAGTTCACTGATGACGTTCAGTACCTGTTCGCGCTTGGCCGGCGCGACGGGGCCGGAGTCCGGGTTCAGCACCCGCGACACCACGGATACGGAGA from Arthrobacter globiformis harbors:
- a CDS encoding sugar phosphate isomerase/epimerase family protein, whose amino-acid sequence is MKLGVYNAILHDRPLPEALKVVADLGLTGIEINSGGFLPAVHIPTFDDILESDAGRDDYLAIFEGTGVSIAGLNCNGNPLHPNRAIGDKHAEDIRRSIRLAHRLGQNRVVTMSGLPGGEPGATVPNWIVNAWNSAALDVLDYQWGVAAEFWKETDRLAADLDVKVALELHPQNLVFNPADVYKLVELTGATHVGVELDASHLFWQQMDPVAVVRELGPLVFHAAAKDVRVNKETAAIYGVLDNRFRRLSPEENRTNLGGDEWANEWPKPAAWDFVALGKGHDTAYWTEFLRALHEVDPDMLVNIEHEDTELGRIEGLEVAAKVLKEADAALAASLVSP
- a CDS encoding Gfo/Idh/MocA family protein, producing the protein MPKDLGVAVIGAGMAGKAHAAAFRTASALYNPVLPPIRLVSIGDVNPEFGSLAARRFGYERNDTSWQAIAEADDIDVVSVVIANSLHREVVEGLLAAGKHVLCEKPLSDTLEDARAMADAARNASSIARIGFTFRRAPGIAYIRELIRNGTLGKVLHFSGRYWTDYGFSPEAPMSWRYKGGPGSGALADVGSHLAYVSEFLCGDIKSISGGRLSTAIDKRPLPLAAVIGHDHAAVSDTFEAVENDDYAAFSAEFENGAGSLEVSRVAAGHANSLNFEVFCENGSAKFDQRRPGEVQLFLNDGSGHESGYRQVSLGPGHPYIAGGLAMDAPEVGFGQNDAFAYQSRAFLEEVAGLSEEESLPRCATFDDGVRNMELLAAVTESALNNGKKITL
- a CDS encoding LacI family DNA-binding transcriptional regulator, which encodes MTQETGKRPNIYDVASAAGVSKSLVSLVLRGAPGVSAARRAAVEEAIERLNYRPSRAAATLAGNRSRTIGVVLDDYRNLWFVSLLGGLHDELAPLGFRVAVADPSFNAHLDRTPVDGLMSLRVDGIVIATEPTEEMFAAVDVPAVVAGNRDVVVPGADIVANDDEAGGRLATEHLIGLGHRDIGHVTGGGGAARLRAQGFEAAMRDHGLQPHTVQGHGLTMEPDGYEGALKLLDQNPALTAIFAANDVMAMGVAAAARDRGRRIPEDLSLIGYDNSPLASANLLRLTTVDGRNGEVGAGAARALLDRMKDPDLPVQTKLVDPELVVRGSTAPPA
- a CDS encoding putative quinol monooxygenase; translation: MTVVVTAMFTPKEGAFDDVVAALNPAIAEVHEEPGCLLYAIHEAPNGQIVMIEKWESAELLDAHGDGDAVKRLNASLEGLLEEPVEVTRLAAIPAGTSAQGAL
- a CDS encoding LacI family DNA-binding transcriptional regulator, which gives rise to MKKAPTIRDVAAAAGVSVSVVSRVLNPDSGPVAPAKREQVLNVISELGYRPRAAARELSAGHALTVGLVVTDLANPFFAQLADRVVWEARSHGVQVVVMTTQEDPHLEAESLDTLLDRSVGGVIATPTGGNVEKWDRLRDLGVNVVFVDRAIAELGDVDVVSIENSDSARRATDHLLALGHERIALITGPASTSTGRSRIGGYRAAHESVSIPVDPMLVRDVPFRGDGGGDAVGSLLALADPPTGLIVANTAQVQSSVRRLVQMGVRIPEDLSVIVFDDNPWTELTNPPLSVIRQPIGMLAVHSLELVLGRMQGRLPAGARTIEVKADFVPRSSCAPLIRSVTSKSATR